The following coding sequences are from one Nicotiana tabacum cultivar K326 chromosome 1, ASM71507v2, whole genome shotgun sequence window:
- the LOC107769969 gene encoding uncharacterized protein LOC107769969 has translation MAVSLRNGRDLDKEQEVAQASKETTPSTPILLEVDELTNLTEVVVEQGQDKGRAKVNEQVAEQVVPLVPQNPNREKPASSEQSVIPAPFPQRLVKQKKEDQYKKFMEMLRQIQLNIPLMDALREMTGYAKMMKDLMSRKFDFQDLSTMTLMQTCSAVVTRPMAQKMSDPGSFTILCMIGSYAFAKALCDLGASINLMPLAVYTRLGIGRARPTSMLLQLADRMVKRPTGILDDVLVQVEKSVFPADFVILDCQVDEEIPIILGRPFLATGRALIDCETGELKMRLNDEEVIFNVQQSMRRPSEYVNCSLVEAVDVILQEDDMTLTAKDPLEACLTNLEEMDGERLAEWVMALEGQGFWKREPQFEPLELEKRATPPAKPSVEEPPKLELKPLPAHLRYVFLGPDSTLSLIISSSLLDVQVEQLLQVLQESKTAIGWTMADIKVNATRTDWAKKLDDALWAYRTTFKTPIGKSSYKLVFGKACHLPVKLEHKALWALRHLNLDMETTGTNRITGLHELEEFRFQAFESARLYKERMKLMHDKHILDRNFKPGDLVLLYNSRLRLFPSKLKSRWSGPFRVVQLFLSGAIEIESENGTNKFTVNGQRLKHYLGMAEEKGDRVVITLGEPQCADEE, from the exons ATGGCAGTAAGTCTTCGGAATGGGAGAGATTTAGACAAAGAGCAGGAGGTTGCACAAGCCAGCAAAGAGACTACGCCATCCACTCCAATTCTACTAGAGGTAGATGAACTAACAAATCTGACTGAAGTGGTAGTTGAACAGGGTCAAGATAAGGGTAGGGCTAAGGTAAATGAACAAGTTGCAGAACAGGTGGTGCCTCTTGTGCCACAGAACCCCAACAGAGAGAAGCCAGCAAGCAGTGAACAAAGTGTGATACCTGCACCATTTCCTCAGAGACTGgtaaaacaaaagaaggaagatcaatacaagaaattcatggagatgctGCGTCAAATTCAGCTGAATATTCCTTTGATGGATGCCTTGAGGGAGATGACAGGTTATGCAAAGATGATGAAAGACCTAATGTCACGGaagtttgattttcaggacctatCCACAATGACTCTGATGCAGACTTGCAGCGCAGTAGTGACCAGACCGATGGCTCAAAAGATGTCCGACCCGGGTAGCTTCACTATTCTATGCATGATTGGGAGTTACGCCTTTGCAAAggcattatgtgatttgggagccagcataaatttgatgcctctGGCTGTATACACCAGACTAggcattggcagagctagaccgACTTCGATGCTGCTGCAACTAGCTGACCGCATGGTAAAAAGGCCTACTGGGattcttgatgatgtgttggtgcaagtgGAGAAGTCCGTGTTCCCTGCAGACTttgttattctggattgtcagGTAGATGAGGAGATACCTATCATTTTAGGTAGGCCATTTTTGGCCACTGGGAGAGCCCTGATCGATTGTGAGACTGGGGAATTAAAAATGAGACTGAACGATGAAGAAGTCATATTCAATGTTCAGCAATCTATGAGGAGACCTAGTGAATATGTTAATTGCTCTCTAGTGGAGGCAGTGGATGTGATCCTGCAAGAAGATGATATGACCCTGACTGCTAAAGATCCATTGGAGGCATGTCTGAcaaatttagaagaaatggatggtgaaAGATTGGCTGAGTGGGTCATGGCACTTGAAGGCCAAGGATTCTGGAaaagggaacctcagttcgagCCCCTTGAGTTAGAAAAAAGGGCTACACCTCCAGCAAAGCCATCGGTAGAGGAACCACCCAAGTTGGAGCTGAAGCCGCTTCCAGCTCACCTCAGGTACGTTTTCTTAGGCCCTGATTCTACTTTGTCTCTTATTATATCAtccagtttgttagatgtgcaggtagaacagcTCTTACAGGTACTGCAGGAAAGCAAGACTGCCATTggctggaccatggcagacataaagg TGAATGCAACAAGGACTGACTGggcaaagaaattggatgatgcattgtgggcataccgcacaaccttCAAAACCCCAATTGGTAAGTCATCGTACAAGTTGGTATTTGGAAAGGCATGCCACCTCCCAGTTAAGCTAGAGCATAAAGCACTTTGGGCATTGCGGCATTTAAACTTAGACATGGAGACAACAGGTACTAACAGAATCACTGGGTTACATGAGCTAGAGGAATTCAGGTTCCAGGCCTTTGAGAGTGCtagattatacaaagaaaggatgaaattaatgcatgataagcacatcttgGATCGAAACTTCAAACCCggagatctagtgttgttatacaactcgagattgaGATTGTTCCCAAGTAAGTTAAAGTCCCGATGGTCAGGACCCTTCAGAGTGGTGCAATTGTTCTTGAGTGGAGCTATAGAGATTGAATCAGAAAATGGGACAAACAAGTTCACAgtaaatgggcaaaggttgaaacattaccttggcaTGGCTGAAGAAAAAGGGGATAGAGTGGTAATCACTTTGGGAGAGCCCCAGTGCGCAGATGAGGAGTGA